The Candidatus Dechloromonas phosphoritropha genome includes a region encoding these proteins:
- a CDS encoding UvrD-helicase domain-containing protein, translating to MSDLLAHLNPPQLQAVTLPPVHALILAGAGSGKTRVLTTRIAWLMSTNQVGPHGILAVTFTNKAAREMTARLSALVPINTRGMWIGTFHGLCNRLLRAHYREAGLPQTFQILDSADQLAMVKRLLKNLSVDDEKYPPRELTHFINAHKEQGVRAGQAEAYDNYTQKRVELYAEYENQCNREGVVDFAELLLRCFELLQRNEPLRRHYQERFRYILVDEFQDTNKLQYAWLKLLAAGGARIFAVGDDDQSIYAFRGAEVGNMRDFERAWAGDNVIRLEQNYRSHGNILAAANALIKHNRERLGKNLWTDAGAGEPIRAFEAYSDLDEARFVIDEIRELVRDGLSPTQCAILYRSNAQSRVLEHELFAKGVPYKVYGGLRFFERQEIKHALAYLRLLGNPDDDTAFLRIVNFPTRGIGARSLENLQAAAHQMNSSLYNAAASLTGKAGLTVGTFIRLVESLRQETQNLPLPEMVEHIIEKSGLAQHYRIEKEGQERLENLDELINAAATFVDDDGVVMSEPSEGGALASFLAHASLEAGEHQAGEGQEAVQLMSVHAAKGLEFDAVFITGLEQGLFPHENSVNQGREGLEEERRLMYVAVTRARQRLYVSCAQTRMLHGQTRYCVPSAFLDEIPENLLLKLNKKAEVATVPAYGSFGGGYAEPATGGLRVGQTVEHAKFGVGVIVASEGRGTDARVQVNFGGSGMKWLALEYARLTPV from the coding sequence ATGTCCGATCTTCTCGCTCACCTGAATCCACCCCAGTTGCAGGCGGTGACGCTGCCGCCGGTGCATGCGCTGATCCTTGCTGGCGCCGGCAGCGGCAAGACGCGGGTGCTGACCACGCGCATCGCCTGGCTGATGTCGACCAATCAGGTCGGGCCGCACGGCATTCTGGCCGTGACCTTTACCAACAAGGCGGCCAGGGAGATGACGGCGCGCCTGTCGGCGCTGGTGCCGATCAACACGCGCGGCATGTGGATCGGTACCTTCCACGGCCTGTGCAACCGGCTATTGCGGGCGCACTACCGCGAGGCAGGTCTGCCACAGACCTTCCAGATCCTCGATTCGGCGGATCAACTGGCGATGGTCAAGCGCCTGCTGAAGAACCTCAGTGTCGATGACGAGAAATATCCGCCGCGCGAACTGACGCATTTCATCAACGCGCACAAGGAGCAGGGTGTGCGCGCCGGTCAGGCCGAGGCCTACGACAACTACACGCAAAAGCGCGTCGAGCTCTACGCCGAGTATGAAAACCAGTGCAATCGCGAGGGCGTTGTTGATTTCGCCGAACTGCTGTTGCGCTGCTTTGAGCTGCTGCAGCGCAACGAGCCGCTGCGCCGACATTATCAGGAGCGTTTCCGCTATATCCTGGTCGATGAATTCCAGGACACCAACAAACTGCAGTACGCCTGGCTGAAGCTCCTTGCAGCCGGTGGCGCCAGGATTTTCGCAGTCGGCGACGACGACCAGAGCATCTACGCCTTCCGTGGCGCCGAAGTCGGCAACATGCGCGATTTCGAGCGCGCCTGGGCCGGCGACAACGTCATCCGCCTTGAGCAGAACTACCGCTCGCACGGCAACATCCTGGCCGCCGCCAATGCGCTGATCAAGCACAACCGCGAGCGCCTGGGCAAAAATCTGTGGACCGATGCCGGCGCGGGCGAGCCGATCCGTGCTTTCGAGGCCTATTCCGACCTCGACGAGGCGCGCTTTGTCATTGACGAGATTCGCGAACTGGTGCGTGACGGCCTGTCGCCGACCCAGTGCGCCATTCTCTACCGTTCCAATGCCCAGTCGCGGGTGCTCGAACACGAACTGTTCGCCAAGGGCGTGCCGTACAAGGTCTACGGCGGCCTGCGCTTCTTCGAGCGCCAGGAAATCAAGCATGCGCTGGCCTACCTCCGCTTGCTGGGCAACCCGGACGACGACACCGCCTTCCTGCGCATCGTCAATTTCCCGACCCGCGGCATCGGCGCCCGCTCGCTGGAAAACCTGCAGGCCGCTGCCCACCAGATGAATTCCAGCCTCTACAACGCCGCCGCCTCGCTGACCGGCAAGGCCGGCCTGACGGTCGGCACCTTCATCCGGCTGGTTGAAAGCCTGCGCCAGGAAACGCAGAACCTGCCGCTGCCCGAAATGGTCGAGCACATCATCGAAAAGTCGGGGCTGGCCCAGCATTACCGGATCGAGAAAGAGGGCCAGGAGCGGCTGGAAAACCTCGACGAATTGATCAACGCCGCCGCCACTTTCGTCGACGACGATGGCGTGGTGATGAGCGAACCCAGTGAAGGCGGCGCGCTCGCCTCGTTCCTCGCCCATGCCTCGCTGGAAGCCGGCGAGCATCAGGCCGGTGAAGGTCAGGAGGCGGTGCAACTGATGTCGGTACATGCCGCCAAGGGACTGGAGTTCGATGCGGTTTTTATCACCGGCCTCGAGCAGGGTTTGTTCCCGCATGAAAATTCGGTTAACCAGGGCCGCGAGGGGCTGGAGGAGGAGCGCCGGCTGATGTATGTTGCGGTGACGCGTGCCCGCCAGCGGCTCTACGTTTCCTGCGCCCAGACGCGTATGCTGCATGGCCAGACGCGCTACTGCGTGCCGTCGGCCTTCCTCGACGAAATTCCGGAAAACCTGCTGCTCAAGCTCAACAAGAAAGCAGAGGTGGCAACGGTGCCCGCCTACGGCTCGTTCGGTGGCGGCTATGCCGAGCCGGCGACGGGCGGTTTGCGCGTTGGCCAGACGGTCGAGCATGCCAAATTCGGCGTCGGTGTCATCGTCGCCAGCGAGGGACGCGGCACCGATGCGCGGGTCCAGGTCAATTTCGGTGGCAGCGGCATGAAATGGCTGGCGCTGGAATACGCCAGGCTGACGCCAGTCTGA
- a CDS encoding TAXI family TRAP transporter solute-binding subunit, with translation MMARIRAGLVSLRDLFATAWWIFLIVGIGFVIAFQFVQPAPPNRIVITTGSDTGAYYAYAGRYATILARNGITLEVRTSDGSLQNLERLEKDEAQVGFIQGGVIEPPGDPDEESTDSRLLSLGSVFYEPVWVFYRGERTIDRLTDLKGKRIAIGQEGSGVRQLAQQLLSANDIKPGDHLLPLSGLKAAEELQQGRIDAAFIIAAENAPVVQVLLRSPGVKVMSFAQAEAYQRRFPFLTKLTLPQGVADLVRDYPPYDVTVLAPTANLIVRDDLHPALQSLLLQAATEVHGRAGFFQRAGEFPAYKDRLLPLSPEAARYFKSGPPFLQRYLPFWLAVLIDRLIVLLIPIFALMIPLLKVAPAIYSWRVRSKVFRCYGELKYLEQDLKQRFDAAKLPEYRSRLDVLDEEARGLKVPLAFTDLVYTLREHVNLVRQTLKNLEDRT, from the coding sequence ATGATGGCCAGAATCCGGGCCGGACTGGTTTCGTTGCGCGATCTTTTCGCCACCGCCTGGTGGATATTCCTGATCGTCGGCATCGGCTTCGTGATCGCCTTCCAGTTCGTCCAGCCCGCCCCGCCCAACAGGATAGTGATCACCACCGGCAGTGACACGGGCGCCTATTACGCCTACGCCGGCCGCTACGCCACCATCCTGGCCCGCAACGGGATCACGCTCGAGGTGCGGACCTCCGACGGTTCGCTGCAAAACCTGGAGCGATTGGAGAAGGACGAGGCCCAGGTCGGTTTCATCCAGGGTGGGGTGATCGAGCCACCGGGCGATCCCGACGAGGAGAGCACGGACTCCCGGCTGCTCTCGCTCGGCAGCGTTTTCTACGAGCCGGTCTGGGTCTTCTACCGTGGCGAGCGGACGATCGATCGTCTGACCGATCTCAAGGGCAAGCGCATCGCCATCGGCCAGGAAGGCTCAGGCGTGCGTCAACTGGCACAGCAGTTGTTGAGCGCCAACGACATCAAGCCTGGTGACCACCTGCTGCCGCTGTCCGGCCTCAAGGCGGCCGAGGAACTGCAGCAGGGGCGGATCGATGCCGCCTTCATCATCGCCGCCGAGAACGCGCCGGTGGTTCAGGTGCTGTTGCGCTCGCCGGGCGTCAAGGTCATGAGTTTCGCGCAGGCCGAGGCCTACCAGCGCCGCTTCCCGTTCCTGACCAAGCTGACGCTGCCCCAGGGTGTCGCCGATCTGGTCCGCGACTATCCGCCGTACGACGTTACCGTGCTGGCGCCGACGGCCAACCTTATCGTCCGCGACGATCTCCATCCCGCCCTGCAGAGCCTGCTGCTGCAGGCGGCCACCGAGGTGCACGGGCGAGCCGGCTTCTTCCAGCGTGCCGGCGAGTTTCCCGCCTACAAGGACCGCCTGCTGCCGCTGTCGCCCGAGGCGGCGAGATATTTCAAGTCCGGCCCGCCCTTCCTCCAGCGCTACCTGCCGTTCTGGCTGGCGGTGCTGATCGACAGGCTGATCGTCCTTCTGATTCCCATCTTCGCATTGATGATTCCGCTGCTCAAGGTGGCGCCGGCGATCTATTCGTGGCGGGTGCGCTCCAAGGTCTTTCGTTGCTATGGCGAACTGAAATATCTCGAGCAAGACCTGAAACAACGCTTCGATGCCGCAAAACTGCCAGAATACCGCAGCCGGCTTGATGTGCTGGATGAGGAGGCCAGGGGTCTCAAGGTGCCCCTGGCGTTCACCGATTTGGTCTACACCTTGCGCGAGCATGTTAACCTAGTGCGGCAAACACTCAAGAATCTGGAGGACAGGACATGA
- a CDS encoding DNA polymerase III subunit delta: MLLKGEQLAAHLDRELRLLYVVYGDEPLLVGEAADAIRAKARQAGYSERETLTVLPHFDWNQLLAAGDNLSLFGDRKLIDLRIPTGKPGKEGGAALQDWCRRISPDNLLLVTLPELDWREEKAVWFTTLASAGVVIKLMAPPLAELPGWLAGRLRRQQQSAELDSLKFIAERVEGNLLAAHQEIQKLGLLYPAGALSLAQIREAVFNVARYDIDGLREALLVGDIARLSRTLTGLMHEGEPPPLVLWAMCEEIRTLMLIRSGLDRGRPLDLLLKEARVWGPRANPVKKAVLRLSTATLEAALHHAGKIDRLAKGIGQGNIWEEFLYLGLSLSQQK; encoded by the coding sequence ATGCTGCTCAAGGGCGAACAACTCGCCGCGCACCTCGACCGCGAGTTGCGTCTGCTCTACGTGGTGTACGGCGACGAGCCGTTGCTGGTCGGCGAAGCCGCCGACGCCATCCGCGCCAAGGCCCGTCAGGCGGGATACAGCGAGCGCGAGACGCTCACCGTGCTGCCGCATTTCGACTGGAACCAACTGCTCGCCGCCGGCGACAACCTGTCGCTGTTCGGCGACCGCAAGCTGATCGACCTGCGCATTCCCACCGGCAAGCCGGGCAAGGAAGGCGGCGCCGCGCTGCAGGACTGGTGCAGGCGAATCTCGCCCGACAACCTGCTGCTGGTCACGCTGCCCGAACTCGACTGGCGCGAGGAAAAGGCTGTCTGGTTTACCACGCTGGCCAGTGCCGGCGTCGTGATCAAGCTGATGGCACCGCCGCTGGCCGAACTGCCTGGCTGGCTCGCCGGCCGCCTGCGCCGTCAGCAGCAGAGCGCCGAACTCGACAGCCTGAAATTTATCGCCGAGCGCGTCGAAGGCAACCTGCTCGCCGCCCATCAGGAGATCCAGAAACTCGGGCTGCTCTACCCGGCGGGTGCACTGTCGCTGGCGCAGATTCGCGAAGCCGTGTTCAATGTCGCGCGCTATGACATCGACGGCTTGCGCGAAGCCCTGCTGGTCGGCGACATCGCCCGGCTGAGCCGGACGCTGACCGGCCTGATGCATGAAGGTGAGCCGCCGCCGCTGGTGCTGTGGGCGATGTGCGAGGAAATCCGGACGCTGATGTTGATCAGGAGCGGTCTCGACCGCGGCAGACCGCTCGACCTGCTACTCAAGGAAGCCAGGGTCTGGGGGCCGCGCGCCAATCCGGTAAAAAAAGCCGTACTTCGGCTGTCGACTGCAACACTTGAGGCGGCGCTGCATCATGCGGGAAAAATCGACCGGCTCGCCAAGGGCATCGGTCAGGGCAACATCTGGGAGGAATTCCTGTACCTCGGCTTGAGCCTCAGCCAGCAAAAATAG
- a CDS encoding quinone oxidoreductase, translating into MPHAFRIHQTGGPEVLIWEEVDVPVPDAGEATVRHRAVGLNFIDTYHRTGLYPLPLPSGIGLEGAGIVEAVGAGVSEVRVGDRVAYAGGPVGAYAEVRNIPAHRLLKLPDAIAFETAAAMMLQGLTAAYLLRKTYRVQAGDAVLIHAAAGGVGLIACQWAKVLGATVIGTVGSPAKGELAKAHGCDHVINYSTENFPQRVREITGGDGVAVVYDGVGKDVFMGSLDSLRTLGMLVTYGNASGPVPPFDPLLLSQKGSLFVTRPTLMHYTAKRADLEALGGELFEVVGSGKVRIEINQSYPLAEAARAHRDLEARKTTGSTILVP; encoded by the coding sequence ATGCCCCACGCATTCCGCATTCACCAGACCGGCGGTCCGGAAGTCCTGATCTGGGAAGAGGTCGATGTTCCGGTGCCTGACGCCGGCGAGGCGACCGTCCGTCACCGCGCCGTCGGACTCAATTTCATCGACACCTACCACCGCACCGGGCTCTATCCCTTACCCTTGCCGTCGGGAATCGGCCTTGAGGGTGCCGGTATCGTCGAGGCGGTCGGCGCGGGCGTCAGTGAGGTCAGGGTCGGTGACCGCGTCGCCTATGCCGGCGGGCCGGTCGGCGCCTATGCCGAAGTGCGCAACATCCCGGCGCATCGCCTGCTCAAACTACCAGACGCCATCGCCTTCGAAACCGCTGCCGCAATGATGTTGCAGGGGCTGACCGCCGCCTACCTGCTGCGCAAGACCTACCGCGTGCAGGCGGGCGATGCCGTGCTGATCCATGCCGCGGCCGGCGGCGTCGGGCTCATTGCCTGCCAGTGGGCGAAGGTGCTGGGGGCGACGGTAATCGGTACCGTCGGCTCGCCGGCCAAGGGCGAGCTGGCGAAAGCGCACGGCTGCGACCACGTCATCAACTACTCAACCGAGAACTTCCCGCAGCGGGTGCGCGAGATCACCGGTGGCGATGGCGTCGCGGTGGTCTATGACGGTGTCGGCAAGGATGTCTTCATGGGCTCGCTCGACAGCTTGCGCACGCTCGGTATGCTGGTCACCTACGGCAACGCCTCGGGGCCGGTGCCGCCATTCGACCCGCTGCTCCTGTCGCAGAAGGGTTCGCTGTTCGTCACCCGGCCGACGCTGATGCACTACACGGCGAAGCGCGCCGACCTCGAAGCGCTCGGCGGCGAACTGTTCGAGGTCGTCGGTTCGGGCAAGGTGCGTATCGAAATCAACCAGTCCTACCCGCTGGCCGAGGCCGCCCGGGCGCATCGTGATCTCGAGGCGCGCAAGACCACCGGTTCGACCATTCTCGTTCCATGA
- a CDS encoding leucine--tRNA ligase, translating into MQEKYAPAAIERAAQQHWDQTGAARAIEDTSKPKYYCLSMFPYPSGKLHMGHVRNYTIGDVLSRFHKMLGYNVMQPMGWDAFGMPAENAALQNNVPPAAWTYQNIDYMRTQLKSLGFAIDWEREFATCTPEYYRWEQWLFTRLYEKGLVYKKLGTVNWDPVDHTVLANEQVIDGRGWRSGALIEKREIPMYYMKITAYAEELLAELDNLPGWPEQVRLMQKNWIGKSTGVRFAFPLADSADEKLWVFTTRADTIMGVTFVAVAAEHPLATRATQNNPELAVFIEECKQGGVAEADIATMEKKGMPTGIFVSHPLTGEQVEVWVGNYVLMSYGDGAVMAVPAHDERDFAFAKKYKDKLPPIKPVIVPESWKSKSISTSTMGEGVGTMPMQEAPALSVDGELPLFWLEWDERFGEKGVCVNSGAYDGLIYEAAVDKIAADLTAKELGEKKVQFRLRDWGISRQRYWGCPIPIVHCKTCGDVPVPDDQLPVVLPENVEITGAGSPLARMPEFYECKCPKCGGDARRETDTMDTFFESSWYFLRYACPDNTTAMVDERVQYWCKGGIDQYIGGIEHAILHLLYARFFTKLMRDVGLIGDLGEPFANLLTQGMVVAPTFYRDLAGCKKQWINPADVDVVTDERGRPSGATLKADGLPVVIGGTEKMAKSKNNGVDPQVLIDQYGADTARLFTMFAAPPDQSLEWSDAGVEGAYRFLRRLWKTTYDHVQAGTTIEATSGPRVNAKIEQNSLSTATVGSAKPQVDLRRKLHQTMSKVADDYGRRKQFNTAIAAVMELLNAYDKCDLSDTNGRALAQETLESIALLLFPIVPHIGQALYTELKPGADAGVQAFPKADPAALKQDEIELMVQVNGKLRGSIRVAAEADKASIEAAALASEGAVKFMEGKAAKKVVVVPGRLVNIVV; encoded by the coding sequence ATGCAGGAAAAATATGCTCCGGCCGCCATCGAGCGCGCCGCTCAGCAGCACTGGGACCAGACCGGCGCCGCACGCGCTATTGAAGACACTTCGAAACCGAAGTACTACTGCCTGTCGATGTTCCCCTACCCATCTGGCAAGCTGCACATGGGCCATGTGCGCAACTACACGATCGGCGACGTGCTGTCGCGCTTCCACAAAATGCTGGGTTACAACGTCATGCAGCCGATGGGCTGGGACGCCTTCGGCATGCCGGCCGAAAACGCGGCGCTGCAAAATAACGTACCGCCGGCCGCGTGGACTTACCAGAACATCGATTACATGCGGACTCAACTCAAGTCGCTTGGCTTCGCCATCGACTGGGAACGTGAATTCGCCACCTGCACACCCGAGTACTACCGCTGGGAACAGTGGTTATTCACCCGCCTCTATGAAAAGGGCCTGGTCTACAAAAAGCTCGGCACAGTGAACTGGGACCCGGTCGATCACACCGTGCTGGCCAACGAGCAAGTCATCGATGGTCGCGGCTGGCGTTCCGGCGCGTTGATCGAAAAGCGCGAGATCCCCATGTATTACATGAAGATCACCGCCTACGCCGAAGAACTGCTGGCTGAACTCGACAATCTGCCGGGCTGGCCCGAGCAGGTGCGCCTGATGCAGAAGAACTGGATCGGCAAGAGCACCGGCGTGCGCTTCGCCTTCCCTCTGGCAGACAGCGCTGACGAAAAACTGTGGGTTTTCACCACCCGCGCCGACACCATCATGGGCGTCACCTTCGTCGCCGTCGCCGCCGAACATCCGCTGGCCACGCGCGCCACGCAGAACAACCCGGAACTTGCCGTCTTCATTGAGGAATGCAAGCAGGGTGGCGTCGCCGAAGCCGACATCGCGACCATGGAAAAGAAGGGCATGCCGACCGGCATCTTCGTTAGCCACCCGCTGACCGGCGAACAGGTCGAAGTCTGGGTCGGCAATTACGTGCTGATGAGTTACGGCGACGGCGCCGTGATGGCGGTGCCGGCCCACGACGAGCGGGATTTCGCCTTCGCCAAGAAATACAAAGACAAACTACCTCCGATCAAACCAGTAATTGTTCCTGAAAGCTGGAAATCAAAATCAATTTCCACCTCCACAATGGGCGAAGGTGTTGGCACAATGCCCATGCAAGAAGCACCAGCCCTGTCAGTGGACGGAGAACTCCCGCTGTTCTGGCTTGAATGGGATGAGCGTTTCGGCGAAAAGGGGGTTTGTGTCAATTCCGGCGCTTACGATGGCCTAATCTACGAAGCAGCAGTCGACAAAATTGCCGCCGACCTCACCGCCAAGGAACTGGGCGAAAAGAAAGTACAGTTCCGCCTGCGCGACTGGGGCATCTCGCGTCAGCGCTACTGGGGCTGCCCAATTCCGATCGTTCACTGCAAAACCTGCGGCGACGTGCCGGTACCCGATGACCAGTTGCCGGTCGTCCTGCCCGAGAATGTCGAGATCACCGGTGCCGGTTCGCCGCTGGCTAGGATGCCGGAGTTCTACGAGTGTAAATGCCCGAAGTGTGGCGGCGACGCCCGGCGCGAAACCGACACCATGGACACTTTCTTCGAGTCGTCCTGGTACTTCCTGCGCTATGCGTGTCCGGACAACACCACGGCGATGGTCGACGAACGCGTCCAGTACTGGTGCAAGGGCGGCATCGACCAGTACATCGGCGGCATCGAGCACGCCATTCTTCACCTCTTGTATGCGCGATTCTTCACCAAGCTGATGCGCGACGTCGGCCTGATCGGCGACCTCGGCGAGCCTTTCGCCAACTTGCTGACCCAAGGCATGGTCGTCGCCCCGACTTTCTACCGCGATCTTGCTGGCTGCAAGAAGCAGTGGATCAACCCGGCCGACGTCGATGTCGTGACCGACGAGCGCGGCCGCCCGAGCGGTGCCACGCTCAAGGCTGACGGCCTGCCGGTAGTCATCGGCGGCACCGAGAAGATGGCGAAGTCGAAGAACAACGGCGTCGATCCGCAGGTGCTGATCGACCAGTACGGCGCCGATACCGCCCGCCTGTTCACCATGTTTGCCGCTCCGCCCGACCAGTCGCTGGAATGGTCCGACGCCGGCGTCGAAGGCGCTTACCGCTTCCTGCGCCGCTTGTGGAAAACGACCTACGACCACGTGCAGGCTGGTACGACCATAGAAGCAACATCTGGCCCTAGGGTCAACGCCAAAATTGAGCAAAATTCACTGTCGACCGCGACCGTAGGGAGTGCAAAGCCGCAAGTCGATCTCCGCCGCAAACTGCACCAGACCATGAGCAAGGTCGCCGACGACTACGGCCGGCGCAAGCAGTTCAACACCGCCATCGCGGCCGTGATGGAACTGCTTAACGCCTACGATAAATGCGATCTGAGCGACACCAACGGCCGCGCGCTGGCCCAGGAAACCCTGGAAAGCATTGCCCTGCTACTCTTCCCCATCGTCCCACACATCGGCCAGGCTCTGTATACCGAACTGAAGCCGGGCGCCGATGCTGGCGTGCAAGCCTTCCCGAAGGCCGATCCGGCCGCCTTGAAGCAAGACGAGATCGAACTGATGGTGCAGGTCAATGGCAAACTGCGCGGGTCGATTCGCGTGGCCGCCGAGGCCGACAAGGCGAGCATCGAAGCCGCCGCGCTGGCTTCCGAAGGCGCCGTCAAGTTCATGGAAGGCAAGGCGGCGAAGAAAGTCGTCGTCGTCCCCGGCCGTCTGGTCAATATCGTCGTTTAA
- a CDS encoding acyl-CoA dehydrogenase, producing MAKAQFCWEDPLLLDAQLTQDERMIRDAARDYCQGRLMPRVTESFRHEKTDPAIFREMGAMGLLGPTIPPEYGGAGQNYVSYGLIAREVERVDSGYRSMMSVQSSLVMLPIFEFGSAAQKQKYLPKLASGEWIGSFGLTEPNHGSDPGSMETRARKVDGGYLLSGSKMWITNSPIADVFVVWAKNDAGMIRGFVLEKGMPGLSAPVIHGKVGLRTSVTGEIVMDEVFVPTENEFPEVRGLKGPFTCLDSARYGIAWGALGAAEFCWHTARQYTLDRQQFGRPLAANQLIQKKLADMQTEITLGLQGCLRLGRMKDDGTASAEITSIMKRNSCGKSLDIARTARDMLGGNGISDEFGVIRHLVNLEVVNTYEGTHDVHALILGRAQTGIAAFAN from the coding sequence ATGGCCAAGGCGCAATTCTGCTGGGAAGACCCGCTATTGCTTGATGCGCAACTGACCCAGGACGAACGCATGATCCGCGACGCGGCGCGCGACTACTGCCAGGGCCGCCTGATGCCGCGCGTGACGGAATCCTTCCGCCACGAGAAGACCGACCCGGCCATCTTCCGTGAAATGGGCGCCATGGGCCTGCTTGGCCCGACCATTCCGCCCGAATACGGCGGCGCCGGGCAAAATTACGTCAGCTACGGGTTGATCGCCCGCGAGGTCGAACGCGTCGATTCCGGCTACCGCTCGATGATGAGCGTGCAGTCGTCGCTGGTCATGCTGCCGATTTTCGAGTTCGGCAGCGCGGCGCAGAAGCAGAAATACCTGCCGAAGCTGGCGAGCGGCGAATGGATCGGCAGTTTCGGGCTGACCGAGCCGAACCACGGCTCCGATCCCGGCAGCATGGAAACGCGGGCGCGCAAGGTGGATGGCGGCTACCTACTGTCGGGCAGCAAAATGTGGATCACCAACTCGCCGATCGCCGATGTCTTCGTCGTCTGGGCCAAGAACGATGCCGGGATGATTCGCGGCTTCGTGCTTGAGAAGGGCATGCCCGGCCTCTCGGCGCCGGTTATCCACGGTAAGGTCGGCCTGCGCACCTCAGTCACCGGCGAGATCGTCATGGACGAGGTGTTCGTACCGACCGAGAACGAGTTCCCCGAAGTACGCGGCCTCAAGGGGCCATTCACCTGTCTCGACTCGGCGCGCTACGGCATTGCCTGGGGGGCGCTGGGTGCCGCCGAGTTCTGCTGGCACACGGCCCGCCAATACACGCTCGACCGCCAGCAGTTCGGCCGCCCGCTGGCCGCCAACCAGTTAATCCAGAAGAAGTTGGCCGACATGCAGACCGAAATCACCCTCGGCCTCCAGGGCTGCCTGCGCCTCGGCCGGATGAAGGACGACGGCACGGCATCGGCCGAGATCACCTCGATCATGAAGCGCAATTCCTGCGGCAAATCGCTCGACATCGCCCGCACGGCGCGCGACATGCTGGGCGGCAACGGCATTTCCGACGAGTTCGGCGTCATCCGCCACCTCGTCAATCTGGAAGTGGTCAATACCTACGAGGGCACGCACGACGTTCATGCGCTGATCCTCGGCCGGGCGCAGACGGGAATCGCCGCCTTCGCCAACTGA
- a CDS encoding ParA family protein produces the protein MKAFLVANPKGGSGKSTLATNLAGYFASKRHEVMLGDIDRQQSSREWLGLRPFALPTIDTWEIGLDAVARPPKGTSHVILDTPGGLHGRMLERVLKLSTRVIVPVQPSIFDMMATRHFLTELLSEKAVRRGRADVAVIGMRVDARTRAAGELERFFATFDLPVLAYLRDTQVYVQASAAGMTIFDLPPSRAARDVEQWRSIIEWAEAHVPQEHHKHDEDDESADA, from the coding sequence ATGAAGGCCTTTCTCGTTGCCAACCCCAAGGGAGGTTCCGGCAAGAGCACCCTGGCGACCAACCTGGCGGGTTATTTCGCCAGCAAGCGCCACGAAGTGATGCTGGGTGACATCGATCGCCAGCAGTCATCGCGCGAATGGCTGGGCCTCCGCCCCTTCGCGCTACCGACCATCGACACCTGGGAGATCGGCCTCGACGCCGTCGCCAGACCGCCCAAGGGCACCAGTCATGTCATCCTGGATACCCCGGGCGGCCTCCATGGAAGGATGCTGGAGAGGGTATTGAAACTCTCCACGCGCGTCATCGTGCCGGTCCAGCCTTCGATCTTCGACATGATGGCGACACGCCATTTTCTTACCGAACTGCTGTCCGAAAAGGCGGTACGCCGGGGCCGGGCAGACGTTGCCGTGATCGGCATGCGCGTCGATGCGCGGACACGTGCCGCGGGCGAACTCGAGCGCTTTTTCGCCACTTTCGATCTGCCCGTTCTAGCCTACCTGCGCGACACGCAGGTCTATGTGCAGGCGTCGGCCGCCGGCATGACCATCTTCGATCTGCCGCCCTCCCGTGCCGCCCGTGACGTGGAGCAGTGGCGGTCGATCATCGAATGGGCCGAGGCTCACGTACCTCAAGAGCATCACAAACACGACGAGGACGACGAAAGCGCCGACGCCTAG